CGGGAGATGGCGCCGATCATCTGTTCGATGCGCTCGCCCCATTCGCCCTGCACAGTGGTCGTGGGATCGGCGGCCTTGTCCAGCAGCTCGCGTACCTGGCTCACCGCCGCGCCTCGTTCGAGCCAGCGCAGCACGGCTTGCACCCGTTGCACCTGGTCCTGTGGATAAAGCCGATGCCCCTTGGGCGTGCGCTGGGGTTTGATCAGGCCGTAGCGACGCTCCCAGGCGCGCAGGGTGACCGGGTTGACGCCGGTCAGCCGCGCCACTTCGCCGATGGGCAGCAGGTCTTCAGATAGCATTGCGTAGTCCGAGGGTTTCCGGGTGGGGCTGCAGGTAGGCCTGCTGCATCAGGTAAGGGGTCGGGTGGTTGCGCAGGTGGTGCTTGAGCAGGGTCAGGGGCACCACCAGCGGCACCACGCCCTTCTGGTACTGGCCGATGACCTGCTGCAACTCGAGCTTGTCCGCTTGCTTGAGGTCATCGCGCAGGTAGCCGCTCAGGTGCTGCAATACGTTGCCGTGGGTGCCGCGGCTGGCGCAACGGCGCAGGGCCTGCATCAATTGGCTGAAGTAATGTGGGCCGAGCTGTTCGGGCGTATCGTCGCGGGTCATGCTACCCAGCAAGCGGCCCAGGCTGCGATAGGCCTGGGGGTTGTGGGCCATCAGCAGGTACTTGTAGCGCGCGTGGAAGCGGATCAGTGCGCCACGGCTCAGGCCCTCACGCAGCAGGGCCTGCCAGTCGGCGTAGGCGTAGACGCGAGTAATGAAGTTTTCCCGCAGCACCGGGTCGTGCAGGCGCCCTTCTTCTTCGACGGGCAGGTCGGGGCGCCGGGCACAGAACGCCGACGCAAAGGCACCGCGCCCGCCCAGGTGGGGAGGACGGCCATTGTCCTGGTACACCTTGACCCGCTCCAGGCCGCATGAAGGCGATTTTTGCATGAACACGTATCCGCAGATGTCATCGAGTTCGCCTGCCATCTGTTCGCCGTATGCACGCAGCGGCCCGGCAAGATCAGTGGTGTTGTCGCGGCTGCCGGTGACGGCGGGATGATCCGGGTCGCCCACCAGGCGAATGGGTTCGCGGGGCACACCGAGCCCGATGGCGACTTCCGGGCATACCGGCACCCACTCGAAATGCTCGTCGAGCAGGTCGCGACACAGCTCGGAACGCTTGTGCCCGGCGTTGTAGCGCACGTTCTGCCCGATCAGGCAGGCGCTGATGGCCAGGCGTGGTTTTTGGCTGGGAGCGGAAGGGTTCATTACGGACTCCGGAATAACCTGTACAGGAAGATCGTTTTGTACAGGTTTATTCCAGCACATTTGC
This genomic stretch from Pseudomonas entomophila harbors:
- a CDS encoding YbgA family protein yields the protein MNPSAPSQKPRLAISACLIGQNVRYNAGHKRSELCRDLLDEHFEWVPVCPEVAIGLGVPREPIRLVGDPDHPAVTGSRDNTTDLAGPLRAYGEQMAGELDDICGYVFMQKSPSCGLERVKVYQDNGRPPHLGGRGAFASAFCARRPDLPVEEEGRLHDPVLRENFITRVYAYADWQALLREGLSRGALIRFHARYKYLLMAHNPQAYRSLGRLLGSMTRDDTPEQLGPHYFSQLMQALRRCASRGTHGNVLQHLSGYLRDDLKQADKLELQQVIGQYQKGVVPLVVPLTLLKHHLRNHPTPYLMQQAYLQPHPETLGLRNAI